The following proteins come from a genomic window of Burkholderia stabilis:
- a CDS encoding AAA family ATPase, with product MCEFAQRAGAGAGEDATDDATGRFFIVTGGPGSGKSTLLDALERAGFARSQEAGRGVIRDQMAVDGHALPWRDPAAFAELMLSWEMRSYHLAQHARGPVFFDRGVPDVVGYLRLTGLAVPAHAEAAARRFRYHRRVFIAPPWPDIYAQDTERRQDFAEAVRTYDAMVECYTAYGYRLIELPRVSVKARVRFVLDALDAA from the coding sequence ATGTGTGAGTTTGCGCAGCGAGCGGGTGCCGGGGCCGGGGAGGACGCGACCGACGATGCAACCGGCCGTTTCTTCATCGTGACGGGCGGCCCGGGCTCGGGCAAGAGCACGTTGCTCGATGCGCTCGAGCGCGCCGGTTTCGCGCGTTCCCAGGAGGCCGGGCGCGGCGTGATTCGCGACCAGATGGCCGTCGACGGCCACGCGCTGCCGTGGCGGGACCCGGCCGCGTTCGCCGAATTGATGCTGAGCTGGGAGATGCGTTCGTACCATCTCGCGCAGCACGCGCGCGGCCCCGTGTTCTTCGACCGCGGCGTGCCGGACGTGGTTGGCTACCTGCGCTTGACGGGGCTGGCGGTGCCCGCGCACGCGGAAGCCGCGGCGCGTCGTTTCCGTTACCACCGGCGCGTCTTCATCGCGCCGCCGTGGCCCGACATCTACGCGCAGGACACCGAGCGCCGGCAGGATTTCGCGGAAGCCGTGCGCACTTACGACGCGATGGTCGAGTGCTACACGGCGTATGGCTACCGGCTGATCGAGTTGCCGCGCGTGAGCGTGAAGGCGCGCGTGCGTTTCGTGCTGGACGCGCTCGACGCGGCCTGA
- a CDS encoding MFS transporter, whose amino-acid sequence MNADTGLPLPQRYWAIVCVALGITLAVLDGAIANVALPTIARDLHASDAASIWIVNAYQLAVTITLLPLASLGERIGYRRIYIGGLALFTAASLGCALAGSLPMLAVMRVIQGFGAAGIMSVNAALVRMIYPSSMLGRGLSINAMVVALSSAIGPTVASAILSFASWPWLFAVNVPIGIAAVLGSVRALPANPLHDAPYDVPSALMNACVFGLLIMAVDGLGHGEGHAYVAAELIVAFVVGYFFVKRQLSQPAPLLPVDLMRIPMFALSIYTSMASFTSQMLAFVALPFWLQNSLGFSQVETGLYMTPWPLVIVFAAPLAGVLSDRYSAGILGGIGLALFAAGLLSLATIGAHPGTVDIVWRMALCGAGFGLFQSPNNRAMLSSAPRERSGGAGGMLSTARLTGQTLGAALVALIFGLAPDHGPTIALYVATAFAAIAAVVSMLRIASPQPDTAT is encoded by the coding sequence ATGAACGCCGATACCGGCCTGCCGCTACCGCAACGCTACTGGGCGATCGTCTGCGTCGCACTGGGCATCACGCTCGCCGTGCTCGACGGCGCCATCGCAAACGTCGCGCTACCGACCATCGCGCGCGACCTCCACGCGTCCGACGCCGCGTCGATCTGGATCGTCAACGCGTACCAGCTCGCGGTCACGATCACGCTGCTGCCGCTCGCGTCGCTCGGCGAACGGATCGGCTATCGCCGCATCTACATCGGCGGGCTCGCGCTGTTCACCGCCGCGTCGCTCGGCTGCGCGCTTGCCGGTTCGCTGCCGATGCTGGCCGTGATGCGCGTGATCCAGGGGTTCGGCGCGGCCGGCATCATGAGCGTCAACGCGGCGCTCGTGCGGATGATCTACCCGTCGTCGATGCTCGGGCGCGGGCTGTCGATCAACGCAATGGTGGTGGCGTTGTCGTCGGCGATCGGGCCGACGGTCGCATCGGCGATTCTCTCGTTCGCGTCGTGGCCGTGGCTGTTCGCGGTCAACGTGCCGATCGGCATCGCCGCGGTACTCGGCAGCGTGCGCGCGCTGCCGGCCAACCCGCTGCACGACGCGCCATACGATGTCCCGAGCGCGCTGATGAACGCGTGCGTGTTCGGCCTGCTGATCATGGCCGTCGACGGGCTCGGTCATGGCGAAGGCCACGCGTATGTCGCGGCCGAGCTGATCGTCGCATTCGTCGTCGGCTACTTCTTCGTGAAACGCCAGTTGTCACAGCCGGCGCCGCTGCTGCCCGTCGACCTGATGCGCATCCCGATGTTCGCGCTGTCGATCTATACGTCGATGGCGTCGTTCACGTCGCAGATGCTCGCGTTCGTCGCGCTGCCGTTCTGGCTGCAGAACTCGTTGGGCTTCTCGCAGGTCGAGACGGGCCTCTACATGACGCCGTGGCCGCTCGTGATCGTGTTCGCCGCGCCGCTCGCGGGCGTGCTGTCGGACCGCTATTCGGCCGGCATCCTCGGCGGAATCGGGCTCGCGCTGTTCGCGGCCGGGCTGCTGTCGCTCGCGACGATCGGTGCGCACCCAGGCACCGTCGACATCGTGTGGCGCATGGCGCTGTGCGGCGCGGGCTTCGGGCTGTTCCAGTCGCCGAACAACCGCGCGATGCTGTCGTCCGCGCCGCGTGAGCGCAGCGGCGGCGCCGGCGGCATGCTGAGCACCGCGCGACTGACGGGCCAGACACTCGGCGCGGCGCTCGTCGCACTGATTTTCGGGCTCGCGCCCGATCACGGGCCGACGATCGCACTCTATGTCGCCACGGCATTCGCGGCGATAGCCGCGGTCGTGAGCATGCTGCGCATCGCGTCGCCGCAGCCCGACACAGCAACGTGA
- a CDS encoding DUF5594 family protein, with the protein MQPETARRFDTEFAPRIAQAIAAFFADHVQADVVPYGGHGQPTRVQIRSAAHEHVSGFVHPLNLELTWDTDEIERLMEPDGPQRFEHYLAALPRKLGAWQSARDIDLASRTQAAPLVRLGGLDFEG; encoded by the coding sequence ATGCAGCCCGAAACCGCCCGCCGTTTCGATACCGAATTCGCGCCGCGCATCGCGCAGGCGATCGCCGCCTTCTTCGCCGATCACGTGCAAGCCGACGTCGTCCCGTACGGCGGGCACGGGCAACCGACGCGCGTACAGATCCGCAGCGCGGCGCACGAGCACGTGAGCGGCTTCGTGCATCCGCTGAACCTCGAACTGACCTGGGACACCGACGAAATCGAGCGGCTGATGGAGCCGGACGGCCCGCAGCGCTTCGAGCACTACCTGGCCGCGCTGCCGAGGAAGCTGGGCGCATGGCAGAGCGCGCGCGACATCGATCTCGCGTCGCGCACGCAGGCCGCCCCGCTCGTGCGGCTCGGCGGCCTCGATTTCGAGGGCTGA
- the eco gene encoding serine protease inhibitor ecotin, with protein MKFAIRAVLAAFCVTTAAAACAAGPASAPVVPAESIKMFPQAAAGQQRVVIALPALEDEGDARVELMIGKTLQTDCNQQWFGGELTAEDVKGWGYTYYRLADVKGPASTLMACPGQAPQQRFVQVRGDGQLLRYNSRLPLVVYVPDGFEVRYRVWHASKDVQHAAKQ; from the coding sequence ATGAAATTCGCGATCCGGGCCGTGCTGGCCGCCTTCTGCGTGACGACTGCCGCCGCCGCGTGCGCGGCCGGGCCGGCGTCCGCGCCCGTCGTGCCGGCCGAGTCGATCAAGATGTTTCCGCAGGCAGCGGCCGGCCAGCAGCGCGTCGTGATCGCGTTGCCCGCGCTCGAGGACGAGGGCGATGCGCGCGTCGAGCTGATGATCGGCAAGACGCTGCAGACCGACTGCAACCAGCAGTGGTTCGGCGGCGAGCTGACCGCCGAGGACGTGAAGGGCTGGGGCTATACGTACTACCGGCTGGCCGACGTGAAGGGGCCGGCGTCGACGCTGATGGCGTGCCCGGGCCAGGCGCCGCAGCAACGCTTCGTGCAGGTGCGCGGCGACGGCCAGCTACTGCGTTACAACAGCCGCCTGCCGCTCGTCGTCTACGTGCCGGACGGCTTCGAGGTGCGCTATCGCGTGTGGCATGCGTCGAAGGACGTGCAGCACGCAGCGAAGCAATAA
- a CDS encoding TetR/AcrR family transcriptional regulator produces the protein MAERGRPRSFDKEAALDRAMEVFWRLGYEGASMADLTAAMGIASPSLYAAFGSKETLFRQALEHYSATEGREIWNGVEHAGSAHDAVRNYLMDTARVFTRRSKPAGCLIVLSALHPAERSDTVRQTLIAMRERTVDALRERLREGVATGEITVHANLDAIARYYVTVQQGMSIQARDGANRRDLESIAQAALAAWPALVGASGA, from the coding sequence ATGGCTGAACGAGGCCGACCGAGAAGCTTCGACAAGGAAGCGGCGCTGGATCGCGCGATGGAGGTGTTCTGGCGCCTCGGCTACGAGGGTGCGTCGATGGCGGACCTGACGGCCGCGATGGGCATCGCGTCGCCCAGCTTGTATGCGGCGTTCGGCAGCAAGGAAACGTTGTTCCGGCAGGCGCTCGAGCACTACAGCGCGACGGAGGGACGGGAAATCTGGAACGGTGTCGAGCACGCCGGCAGCGCGCACGACGCCGTGCGGAACTACCTGATGGACACCGCGCGCGTGTTCACGCGGCGCTCGAAGCCGGCCGGCTGCCTGATCGTGTTGTCGGCGCTGCACCCGGCCGAGCGTTCCGATACGGTCCGGCAAACGCTGATCGCGATGCGCGAGCGCACGGTCGATGCGCTGCGGGAGCGCCTCAGGGAAGGTGTCGCAACCGGCGAGATCACCGTGCATGCGAACCTCGACGCAATCGCGCGGTACTACGTGACGGTTCAGCAGGGCATGTCGATCCAGGCGCGCGACGGCGCGAACCGGCGCGACCTGGAGTCTATCGCGCAAGCCGCGCTCGCCGCGTGGCCAGCGCTGGTCGGCGCAAGCGGCGCGTAG
- a CDS encoding SDR family NAD(P)-dependent oxidoreductase: MNRLQGKRALVTGGSRGIGAAIAKRLAADGADVAITYEKSAERAQAVVAGIEALGGRAVAIQADSADPVAVRDAVDRAAETLGGLDILVNNAGIFRAGTLDTMTLDDIDATLNVNVRAVIVASQAAARHLGEGGRIVSTGSCLATRVPDAGMSLYAASKAALIGWTQGLARDLGSRGITVNIVHPGSTDTDMNPADGEHASAQRSRMAIPQYGKADDVAALVAFVVGPEGRSINGTGLTIDGGANA, translated from the coding sequence ATGAACCGACTTCAGGGCAAACGTGCACTCGTCACGGGCGGCAGCCGCGGTATCGGTGCGGCCATCGCGAAACGGCTGGCGGCCGATGGCGCGGACGTCGCGATCACTTACGAAAAATCCGCGGAGCGGGCGCAGGCCGTCGTCGCCGGCATCGAGGCGCTGGGCGGCCGGGCCGTCGCGATCCAGGCGGACAGCGCCGATCCGGTCGCCGTGCGCGATGCGGTCGATCGTGCCGCCGAGACGCTCGGCGGGCTCGACATCCTGGTCAACAACGCGGGGATCTTCCGGGCAGGGACGCTGGACACGATGACGCTCGACGATATCGACGCGACGCTGAACGTGAACGTGCGCGCGGTGATCGTCGCGTCGCAGGCGGCGGCCCGGCATCTCGGGGAGGGCGGGCGCATCGTGTCGACCGGCAGTTGTCTCGCGACGCGCGTGCCCGATGCGGGGATGAGCCTCTATGCGGCGAGCAAGGCCGCGCTGATCGGCTGGACGCAGGGGCTCGCGCGCGATCTCGGCTCGCGCGGCATCACGGTCAATATCGTGCATCCGGGCTCGACCGATACCGACATGAATCCGGCCGACGGGGAGCATGCGAGCGCGCAGCGTTCGCGGATGGCGATTCCGCAGTACGGCAAGGCCGATGACGTCGCGGCGCTCGTTGCATTCGTGGTTGGGCCGGAAGGGCGGTCGATCAACGGGACCGGGTTGACGATCGATGGCGGCGCGAATGCGTGA
- a CDS encoding right-handed parallel beta-helix repeat-containing protein, which translates to MNPAKPALVADVTVYPATDGSDQADALQKAFDSLKAGQRLVISPGRYVVGHTLTVNMRGAVISGYGATLVATNPADQTIVMSGAGSTLVGVTLVGTGTTRLTTPGSTKVEVTGTDVQVLGVTIQGGAGAGIFVFGGSDVAIVGNTVSATLADGIHATYGSTNVLVQQNTVTGTGDDLIAVVSYLADGHISGNVLIDHNSVSGNYWGRGISVVGGQAVTISNNTVDGVQKAAGILVAQEDPANTYGATNVVISGNVVTNIQNSNVNNGLQPTQQGAIELDTWSGTVSYVAVTGNRVSGSGYAGFRAYRNVCQFDVTGNTFSSIAGTPVSLLTSGCAASQIVVNTNALADGVALALPAGASAAGTFTVTGANASLMPQVRTGLMQ; encoded by the coding sequence ATGAATCCGGCAAAGCCTGCCCTCGTCGCCGACGTGACGGTCTATCCGGCCACCGACGGCAGCGATCAGGCCGACGCGCTGCAGAAGGCATTCGACAGCCTGAAAGCGGGCCAGCGTCTGGTCATCTCGCCTGGCCGCTATGTCGTCGGGCATACGCTCACGGTGAATATGCGCGGGGCGGTGATTTCCGGCTACGGCGCGACGCTGGTCGCGACGAATCCCGCCGACCAGACGATCGTGATGAGCGGTGCCGGTTCGACGCTCGTGGGCGTGACGCTGGTCGGCACGGGCACGACGCGGCTGACGACACCCGGGTCGACCAAGGTGGAGGTGACGGGCACGGACGTCCAGGTGCTCGGCGTGACGATCCAGGGCGGCGCTGGCGCGGGGATTTTCGTGTTCGGCGGTAGCGATGTCGCGATCGTGGGCAACACCGTGAGCGCGACGCTGGCCGACGGCATCCATGCGACCTACGGTTCGACCAACGTGCTCGTGCAGCAGAACACGGTGACGGGCACCGGCGACGACCTGATCGCCGTCGTCAGCTACCTGGCCGACGGCCACATCAGCGGCAACGTGCTGATCGACCACAACTCGGTGTCGGGCAACTACTGGGGGCGCGGCATTTCCGTGGTCGGCGGACAGGCCGTGACGATTTCGAACAACACGGTCGACGGCGTGCAGAAGGCGGCGGGCATCCTCGTCGCGCAGGAGGACCCCGCGAACACGTACGGTGCGACGAACGTCGTCATCAGCGGCAACGTCGTGACCAACATCCAGAATTCGAATGTGAACAACGGACTGCAGCCGACGCAGCAGGGCGCGATCGAACTGGATACGTGGTCGGGGACGGTCTCGTATGTCGCGGTCACGGGCAACCGTGTATCGGGGTCGGGCTATGCGGGCTTTCGTGCGTACCGGAACGTGTGTCAGTTCGATGTGACCGGCAACACGTTCTCGTCGATTGCCGGGACGCCGGTGTCGTTGCTGACGAGCGGTTGCGCGGCGAGCCAGATCGTCGTCAATACGAATGCGCTGGCGGATGGCGTCGCGTTGGCGTTGCCAGCAGGGGCGTCGGCGGCGGGGACGTTTACCGTGACCGGTGCAAACGCGAGCTTGATGCCGCAGGTCAGGACGGGGCTGATGCAGTGA
- a CDS encoding site-specific integrase, whose protein sequence is MWMTHCYSPQTGCFMASILKIGDRWRAQVRRRGQSIAKTFRTKGAAEAWAREIEGGIDKGQAAVDEQTITVGELVRLYRNARNDSGRPVAEKSNEDYMLKRLQSHFDDEVAAKLSTKRLVKFAQERKKEGAGQYTIDMDISKLGTVYKHMASLLDLRLPHAPSIARPTLDHLQLIGPGKHRDRRPTREEIVKIFEWFAEHPEREQAVPDVIRVAMKSAFRRGELFRLTWSDLDVERRLALVRDRKHPRQKKGNDEWVPLIGDSLEVLLRQARYPVPPAYEAKRKADPKIEPHPNEYIFRFDKSTASKYFKLACVDKGIVDLRLHDLRHEATSALFEGGWDIPEVAAVTGHKDWRNLKRYTNLRPDQVAKKGQLKLANGG, encoded by the coding sequence ATGTGGATGACGCATTGCTACAGTCCACAAACGGGGTGTTTCATGGCTTCGATCCTCAAGATCGGCGACCGCTGGCGTGCTCAAGTCCGCCGGCGGGGACAGAGTATAGCAAAGACGTTTCGAACTAAGGGCGCGGCCGAAGCATGGGCGCGAGAAATCGAGGGCGGTATCGACAAGGGGCAGGCCGCCGTCGATGAACAGACGATCACGGTCGGCGAGTTGGTGCGCTTGTATCGAAACGCTCGCAACGATTCCGGCCGGCCGGTCGCCGAGAAGTCGAACGAAGACTACATGCTCAAGCGGCTGCAAAGTCACTTTGATGATGAGGTGGCGGCGAAGCTATCGACCAAGCGCCTGGTCAAGTTTGCCCAGGAGCGAAAGAAAGAGGGTGCGGGGCAGTACACGATCGACATGGACATATCCAAGCTCGGGACGGTGTACAAACACATGGCCTCGCTGCTCGACCTGCGGTTGCCGCACGCTCCGAGCATTGCGCGGCCGACCCTTGATCACCTGCAGCTCATCGGGCCGGGGAAGCATCGCGATCGGCGGCCGACGCGTGAAGAGATCGTGAAGATCTTCGAGTGGTTTGCCGAGCATCCGGAGCGCGAACAGGCGGTGCCGGATGTTATCCGCGTTGCGATGAAAAGCGCATTCCGGCGTGGCGAGCTATTTCGGTTGACGTGGTCGGATCTCGACGTTGAGCGCCGGCTCGCGCTCGTCCGCGATCGCAAACATCCGCGACAGAAGAAGGGCAACGACGAGTGGGTGCCGTTGATCGGCGACTCGCTCGAAGTGCTGCTGCGTCAGGCGCGATATCCGGTGCCGCCTGCATACGAGGCGAAGCGGAAGGCGGACCCGAAGATCGAGCCGCATCCGAACGAGTACATCTTTCGGTTCGACAAGAGCACCGCGAGCAAGTACTTCAAGCTGGCCTGCGTCGACAAAGGCATCGTCGACCTTCGGCTGCACGATCTGCGGCACGAAGCGACGAGTGCGCTCTTCGAGGGCGGGTGGGATATTCCGGAGGTCGCGGCCGTGACAGGCCACAAGGATTGGCGCAACCTGAAGCGCTACACGAATCTGCGGCCGGATCAGGTTGCTAAGAAGGGGCAGCTGAAGCTCGCGAACGGCGGGTGA
- a CDS encoding DNA adenine methylase, with amino-acid sequence MAKRNSPLPRHEPMSPLRYPGGKARLAAYISGVIEENYLNGCTFYEPFAGGASVSLELLRLGFVSEAVLIEKDPLVFAFWWCVFNQTDALCAAIDACPVSMETWLQLQPIRDVTDPNDGRYTLLQLGTAGLFFNRTNFSGIIGAGPIGGEKQASDYKIDCRFNKEKIIRQIRAAAAFSDLVNVNWGDAISFMQANAEQLTTGFTFVYVDPPYYQQGRKLYRHHYDDANHAELAAFLQNQGYPWLLSYDDHPRIRELYANNTVQPIYLDYNVKSSRTAQELAISNLVIPIPVYEGSPQLSEAEVDA; translated from the coding sequence ATGGCTAAAAGGAATAGCCCCCTCCCTCGGCACGAGCCAATGAGTCCACTACGCTACCCCGGTGGGAAAGCACGGCTGGCCGCTTACATTAGTGGCGTAATCGAGGAGAACTACCTTAACGGATGCACATTTTACGAACCATTTGCCGGCGGAGCATCAGTTTCGCTGGAGCTGCTTCGACTTGGGTTCGTGAGTGAAGCCGTCCTTATCGAGAAAGACCCTTTGGTCTTTGCATTTTGGTGGTGCGTCTTCAACCAAACTGATGCTCTCTGTGCCGCCATCGATGCGTGCCCAGTGTCGATGGAAACATGGCTCCAATTGCAGCCTATCCGGGACGTTACTGACCCGAACGATGGCCGCTACACACTGCTGCAACTTGGAACTGCCGGACTGTTCTTTAACCGAACCAACTTTTCTGGCATCATCGGTGCGGGACCAATTGGCGGTGAAAAGCAGGCTTCAGACTACAAGATCGACTGTCGCTTCAATAAAGAAAAGATAATTCGGCAAATTCGAGCAGCGGCTGCGTTCTCCGACCTCGTGAATGTCAATTGGGGTGACGCGATATCGTTCATGCAGGCCAATGCCGAGCAGCTTACCACGGGCTTCACGTTCGTCTACGTTGACCCGCCTTACTATCAACAAGGGCGTAAGCTCTATCGTCATCACTATGATGATGCAAATCACGCGGAGCTCGCTGCGTTTCTTCAAAACCAAGGCTATCCGTGGCTGCTAAGCTACGATGACCACCCCCGTATTCGAGAGCTTTATGCGAACAACACGGTCCAGCCGATTTACCTTGATTACAACGTCAAGTCGAGCCGAACCGCTCAAGAGCTCGCGATTTCGAACCTCGTAATTCCTATTCCGGTATACGAAGGGTCTCCACAATTGTCCGAAGCCGAAGTCGACGCGTAA
- a CDS encoding ParB/Srx family N-terminal domain-containing protein, whose protein sequence is MAAKSHWTTAEIDPRTIQLDLQNPRIELNSDADQAEIRLKLLKLEGVLELARGIAKNGGLFPGERVITVEQDGKHIVLEGNRRIAACQMLLRPSWVPAEYADRFPVASAALKAALRSISVDVAPTREAADPILQKRHTEQGAKPWSPVAKMRRAVRMLERASIEDVATALGTTPSAIRKLVKPYRLLQYALNLDVWTADELAVLENEKLVTNPYTRFFTLKDTLRILRLSFDADQNPVSQLPPEVFREQMIAIARDFLLPDPVRGRPRYDTRTQPLAYFERFLKTPAGKAAMDVPAAPKGAAAPADTPAAPPTANRPNAQPTPPVAPSPTPAAGAARPKTPKASVFFENLECHVLDDNLIKLTQEIKRIDHAKLPIAASLMMRALFECALVFKIKQVKKWGELIKQAPKPGWDPGLGDLINFAKNFNNGVFTENNICKVLGSHHTQQAKSYLDAMTHIKYQGIDVNALETYANHLRGTIKYILEGN, encoded by the coding sequence ATGGCGGCAAAATCCCACTGGACCACAGCAGAGATCGATCCAAGAACGATCCAACTTGACCTTCAAAATCCACGCATCGAGCTGAACAGCGACGCAGACCAAGCGGAGATCCGCCTCAAGCTCCTGAAGCTTGAGGGCGTTCTAGAATTGGCTCGCGGGATTGCAAAGAACGGCGGGCTCTTTCCCGGAGAGCGCGTCATCACTGTAGAACAGGACGGCAAGCACATTGTGCTTGAAGGCAACCGTCGGATCGCTGCTTGCCAAATGCTTCTTCGCCCTTCATGGGTTCCTGCGGAGTATGCCGACCGCTTCCCCGTTGCTAGTGCTGCGCTCAAAGCTGCTTTGCGGTCCATTAGCGTTGATGTCGCCCCGACCCGCGAAGCCGCCGATCCGATCCTGCAAAAGCGCCATACGGAGCAAGGTGCAAAGCCGTGGTCTCCCGTCGCAAAGATGCGCCGTGCGGTACGCATGCTCGAACGCGCGTCTATCGAAGACGTCGCAACCGCGCTCGGAACGACGCCAAGTGCAATCCGAAAGCTGGTGAAGCCCTATCGCCTACTCCAGTACGCGCTTAACCTAGATGTATGGACGGCCGATGAGCTGGCAGTTCTCGAGAACGAAAAGCTCGTAACAAACCCGTACACGCGCTTCTTCACGCTCAAAGATACCCTGCGCATCTTGCGCCTCTCTTTCGATGCTGACCAAAACCCCGTGAGCCAACTGCCGCCAGAGGTCTTTCGTGAACAGATGATCGCGATTGCGCGCGACTTCTTGCTCCCCGACCCTGTCCGGGGACGTCCACGTTACGACACGCGCACGCAACCTCTCGCCTACTTCGAACGATTCCTGAAAACGCCGGCTGGCAAGGCGGCAATGGACGTTCCGGCCGCACCGAAAGGAGCTGCTGCTCCGGCCGACACGCCTGCGGCTCCGCCGACAGCGAACAGGCCGAATGCACAGCCGACCCCGCCAGTTGCGCCTTCTCCTACACCGGCGGCCGGAGCGGCGAGACCGAAGACACCGAAAGCATCCGTGTTCTTTGAGAACCTGGAATGCCACGTTCTCGATGACAATCTTATAAAGCTCACTCAAGAGATCAAGAGGATTGATCACGCGAAGCTGCCCATCGCTGCGTCGCTGATGATGCGCGCGCTGTTTGAGTGCGCGCTGGTGTTCAAGATCAAACAAGTAAAAAAGTGGGGCGAACTCATTAAACAAGCCCCGAAGCCCGGTTGGGATCCCGGGCTCGGCGATCTCATTAATTTTGCGAAGAATTTTAATAACGGCGTCTTCACCGAGAACAACATCTGCAAAGTTCTCGGGAGCCATCACACACAGCAGGCAAAAAGTTACCTCGACGCGATGACGCATATCAAATATCAAGGCATTGATGTCAATGCTTTAGAGACATATGCAAACCATCTGCGCGGCACGATCAAATATATCTTGGAAGGCAACTGA
- a CDS encoding ParB/RepB/Spo0J family partition protein, producing MDDRTQQLDLTAPIPTGSAKAAAAAAGATSADLWMVPYGQLHYDPSDNIRPVDPEWVTHLTALIIENGYDKGSPLHCYARKVAGKDLLFVYKGQHRYLAAGKAIEAGKDIGKIPVVVRDAKTVNRAEMVIDGYLSNNGKQSSPLDLAAAVAELRDIHGMTLAAICKRLNVTDQTIRDVGLLERAPAELHQLVRNGQCTGTLAIEQIRLHGGDKALERIASGLAKAKEVGKSKVTKKHLACDTKPAKQAAAKATKISDATAKQLLQALQAVLHDPVFGKLSPGTIRAVHTALSPLTDLLDTPQKARIYPVTAPDQDGRCVAADTLRSPNSKRTKKPIAEIYVAQPKADQWICAAMYNFGDSFASTPLKFGAGTTTYATRMQAAQEGARWLKKVLGHENIKRQKDLPIVLQWLDDILQSPDPDWTPDMAQEVAK from the coding sequence ATGGACGACCGCACGCAACAGCTCGACCTGACCGCGCCGATCCCGACCGGGAGCGCGAAGGCAGCAGCGGCCGCTGCGGGCGCAACGTCAGCGGACCTGTGGATGGTCCCGTACGGCCAACTTCATTACGACCCGTCCGACAACATCCGCCCCGTTGATCCCGAATGGGTGACGCACCTTACTGCCCTCATCATCGAGAACGGATACGACAAGGGTTCGCCGCTTCATTGCTACGCGCGGAAGGTCGCAGGCAAGGATCTGCTGTTTGTATACAAGGGGCAGCACCGCTACCTTGCGGCCGGCAAGGCGATCGAAGCAGGCAAGGACATCGGCAAGATCCCGGTCGTCGTCCGTGACGCCAAGACAGTCAACCGCGCCGAAATGGTGATCGACGGCTATCTCAGCAACAACGGCAAGCAGTCGTCGCCGCTTGATCTGGCCGCTGCCGTCGCCGAGCTGCGCGACATTCATGGCATGACGCTTGCCGCCATCTGCAAGCGCTTGAACGTCACCGATCAAACGATCCGCGACGTCGGTCTACTCGAACGGGCACCAGCCGAACTGCATCAGCTCGTACGGAATGGCCAATGCACCGGCACATTGGCCATCGAGCAGATCCGCCTGCACGGCGGCGACAAGGCGCTCGAACGGATCGCGTCGGGCCTTGCGAAAGCGAAGGAAGTCGGCAAAAGCAAGGTCACGAAGAAGCATCTGGCCTGTGACACAAAGCCTGCTAAGCAGGCCGCAGCAAAAGCAACGAAGATCAGCGATGCCACTGCAAAGCAACTTTTGCAGGCGTTACAAGCGGTCCTGCACGACCCGGTTTTTGGCAAGCTTTCGCCCGGAACGATTCGAGCCGTCCATACGGCACTCTCGCCGCTCACCGATCTCCTCGATACTCCGCAAAAAGCACGGATCTACCCCGTGACGGCACCGGATCAAGACGGTCGCTGCGTCGCGGCAGATACCCTTCGCTCGCCCAACAGCAAGCGGACGAAAAAGCCGATCGCGGAGATCTACGTAGCCCAACCGAAAGCAGATCAGTGGATTTGCGCGGCTATGTACAACTTCGGGGACAGCTTCGCATCGACGCCACTGAAGTTCGGCGCAGGCACCACGACCTACGCGACGCGAATGCAAGCGGCACAGGAAGGTGCTCGATGGCTTAAAAAAGTTCTCGGCCACGAGAACATCAAGCGCCAGAAAGACCTTCCGATCGTCCTGCAATGGCTCGATGACATTCTGCAGTCTCCCGATCCCGACTGGACGCCGGATATGGCGCAGGAGGTAGCGAAATGA
- a CDS encoding beta-hexosaminidase — MPRIKSPTFPLVDIERRDTLSIRTITRYDRNARRPSTPILVGKYIVGRRPMADSVHTEYLILDGTEIAHKQISIPSEGDCADAIKRLRDAKRAAGIAASNAIDKAKNAGKPRATAAPEVA, encoded by the coding sequence ATGCCGCGAATCAAATCCCCAACCTTCCCCCTCGTCGACATCGAGCGTCGCGACACCCTCTCAATTCGCACCATCACGCGTTACGACCGGAACGCACGCCGTCCGTCGACCCCGATCCTCGTCGGCAAGTACATCGTCGGTCGTCGCCCCATGGCCGATAGCGTGCATACCGAGTACCTGATCCTTGACGGCACCGAAATCGCCCACAAACAGATCTCGATCCCGAGCGAAGGCGACTGCGCCGATGCGATCAAGCGCCTGCGAGACGCAAAGCGTGCGGCGGGCATAGCGGCATCGAACGCGATCGATAAAGCGAAGAACGCCGGCAAGCCGCGTGCCACCGCAGCACCGGAGGTTGCGTAA